From the Armatimonadota bacterium genome, one window contains:
- a CDS encoding amidohydrolase family protein produces MPDLQEKVLRGIPLTDDLVIDAHCHMGYYPVFNVPAPSAADMVRWMDRIGIRACIAAHHAAIGPDMSYGNDEVLQGMSDFPGRVYGYATVNPNYPASEVVAELERCLAGGMVGVKIHPDLHQLAVDDDKYRVVWEWTNEHRLPLLSHTSTGGRNPVKAFGSLAGTYPNVSILLGHSGFGSEGAEQSIEACLDHPNIYCEITGSVVVYGTLERMVNRLGAERVLFGTDLPFLDARPQVGRVAFAKIGDDDKRKVFGLNAARIFGIP; encoded by the coding sequence ATGCCTGATCTGCAAGAGAAAGTCCTGCGTGGTATTCCCCTGACCGATGATTTGGTGATAGACGCCCACTGCCACATGGGATACTACCCCGTCTTCAACGTCCCGGCGCCGAGCGCGGCCGATATGGTCCGGTGGATGGACCGCATCGGCATCCGGGCGTGCATCGCCGCTCACCACGCCGCCATCGGGCCGGACATGAGCTACGGCAACGACGAGGTCCTGCAGGGGATGAGCGACTTCCCCGGGCGGGTCTACGGCTACGCCACCGTCAACCCGAACTACCCCGCGTCGGAAGTGGTCGCCGAGCTCGAGAGATGTCTCGCCGGCGGGATGGTCGGCGTCAAGATTCATCCGGACCTGCATCAGCTCGCCGTTGATGACGACAAGTACCGCGTGGTATGGGAATGGACGAACGAGCACAGGCTCCCGCTTCTGTCGCACACGAGCACCGGCGGGAGGAATCCCGTCAAGGCTTTCGGGAGTCTCGCGGGGACCTACCCGAATGTCTCGATCCTGCTCGGGCACTCGGGCTTTGGCTCGGAGGGCGCCGAGCAGTCCATCGAGGCGTGCCTCGATCACCCGAACATCTACTGCGAGATTACCGGTTCCGTCGTCGTTTATGGTACACTGGAGCGCATGGTGAACAGGCTGGGCGCGGAGAGGGTTCTCTTTGGAACCGACCTGCCGTTTCTCGACGCCCGGCCGCAGGTGGGCCGCGTGGCCTTTGCGAAGATCGGCGACGACGACAAGCGCAAGGTCTTCGGCCTCAACGCCGCCCGGATATTCGGAATACCCTGA
- a CDS encoding amidohydrolase family protein gives MSEVMNELSFFDCNARIGRYGTPHPEAFTTADALSDEMAHVGISEALVHHSMAKEYAPSVGNSMLLDEIRGRGSMYPCWVVMPHHTGEMPKPDDLLAQMKQAGVRAVRAFPAAHSWRLADWCAGDLLAMLEAKRIPLFLDMDQTSWENVAELLSDHSGLNLCLLRTSYRCDRMMYPLMEKYEGLRIEAATYAVPSGIEEVCGRFGAGRLLFGSGLPVTEAGSSIAQITYADISDADKRLIAGDNLRALLAWQEE, from the coding sequence ATGTCAGAAGTCATGAACGAACTCAGCTTTTTCGACTGCAACGCCCGGATCGGGCGGTACGGCACGCCGCACCCCGAGGCCTTCACGACCGCCGATGCTCTCTCGGACGAGATGGCTCACGTCGGCATCTCCGAGGCGCTCGTTCACCACTCGATGGCGAAGGAATACGCGCCGTCGGTGGGCAACTCGATGCTCCTGGATGAGATCAGAGGCCGCGGTTCGATGTATCCCTGCTGGGTCGTGATGCCTCACCACACCGGCGAGATGCCGAAGCCGGACGACCTCCTGGCGCAGATGAAGCAGGCGGGCGTCCGCGCGGTACGCGCCTTCCCCGCGGCGCATTCGTGGAGGCTCGCCGACTGGTGCGCGGGCGATCTCCTCGCTATGCTGGAGGCGAAGCGCATCCCGCTGTTCCTCGACATGGACCAGACGAGTTGGGAGAACGTTGCGGAACTGCTCAGCGATCACTCCGGGCTGAACCTCTGCCTGCTCCGGACCTCTTACCGGTGCGACCGCATGATGTACCCGCTGATGGAGAAGTATGAAGGCCTGCGTATCGAGGCGGCGACGTACGCCGTCCCGTCCGGCATCGAGGAGGTATGCGGCCGGTTCGGCGCCGGGAGGCTGCTCTTCGGATCGGGGCTTCCGGTCACGGAAGCGGGATCCTCTATCGCCCAGATAACCTACGCCGATATCAGCGACGCCGACAAGCGCCTCATCGCGGGGGACAACCTCCGGGCGCTGCTGGCGTGGCAGGAAGAATAG
- a CDS encoding DegT/DnrJ/EryC1/StrS family aminotransferase, with the protein MAQLAINGGEKTRAKPFPGWPVFDDTEVKAVGDVVRSGNWGMLTGSKVSEFEKKFAEFQDAAYGVCVCNGTVALEVALKAVGVKAGDEVIVPPYTFIASASSVLNIGAIPVFVDIDDDTYNLDPAKIEAAVTPKTKAVLAVHIGGGPADMDGVLAIAGRHGLKVVEDAAQAHGAAWNGRRIGALGDAGTFSFQASKNLTAGEGGIVVTNKPEVYATAWSLHNCGRVPEGKWYEHRILGSNLRMTEFQGAILLEQMKRLEDQMKVREENALYLDSLLSGIGGIKPLVRDPRVTTHAYHLYIFRYVAAAFGGLPRAKFLEALNAEGIPCGAGYVPLYKEQMFYVEPDGCPIGCAFAERKMDYGKVCCPVAENACASESVWFGQNMLLGAKQDMDEIAAAISKIKANVGEITE; encoded by the coding sequence ATGGCGCAACTGGCGATAAACGGCGGGGAGAAGACCCGAGCGAAGCCGTTCCCGGGCTGGCCGGTGTTCGACGACACCGAGGTGAAGGCGGTAGGGGACGTCGTCCGCTCGGGCAACTGGGGGATGCTCACGGGCTCGAAGGTCTCCGAGTTCGAGAAGAAGTTCGCGGAGTTTCAGGATGCGGCATACGGCGTCTGTGTCTGCAACGGTACGGTCGCCCTGGAGGTCGCGCTCAAGGCCGTCGGAGTCAAGGCCGGCGACGAGGTCATAGTCCCGCCGTACACGTTCATCGCATCCGCGAGTTCGGTGCTCAACATAGGGGCCATTCCGGTCTTTGTGGACATAGACGACGACACGTACAACCTCGACCCTGCGAAGATCGAGGCGGCGGTCACTCCGAAGACCAAAGCGGTCCTGGCGGTCCACATCGGCGGCGGCCCTGCCGACATGGACGGCGTGTTGGCGATCGCCGGGAGACACGGGCTGAAGGTCGTCGAGGACGCGGCGCAGGCTCACGGCGCGGCATGGAACGGCAGGCGGATCGGCGCTCTCGGCGACGCGGGCACGTTCAGTTTCCAGGCGAGCAAGAACCTGACCGCCGGCGAGGGTGGAATCGTCGTCACAAACAAACCCGAAGTCTACGCAACGGCCTGGTCCCTGCATAACTGCGGCCGCGTGCCCGAGGGCAAGTGGTACGAGCACCGCATCCTCGGCAGCAACCTGCGCATGACCGAGTTCCAGGGGGCGATCCTGCTCGAACAGATGAAGCGGCTCGAGGATCAGATGAAGGTCCGCGAGGAGAACGCTCTCTACCTCGACAGCCTGCTCTCGGGGATCGGGGGCATCAAGCCGCTGGTGCGCGACCCCAGGGTGACGACTCACGCCTATCACCTCTACATATTCCGATACGTCGCCGCGGCGTTCGGCGGCCTGCCGAGGGCGAAGTTCCTGGAAGCACTGAATGCCGAAGGAATCCCTTGCGGCGCGGGGTACGTCCCGCTCTACAAGGAGCAGATGTTCTACGTGGAGCCGGACGGCTGTCCGATCGGCTGTGCCTTCGCGGAACGGAAGATGGACTACGGCAAGGTCTGCTGCCCTGTCGCGGAGAACGCCTGCGCGAGCGAGTCGGTCTGGTTCGGCCAGAACATGCTGCTCGGCGCGAAGCAAGACATGGACGAGATCGCCGCCGCGATCTCCAAGATCAAGGCTAACGTGGGGGAGATCACAGAGTAG